In one window of Nothobranchius furzeri strain GRZ-AD chromosome 11, NfurGRZ-RIMD1, whole genome shotgun sequence DNA:
- the LOC129164223 gene encoding tripartite motif-containing protein 16-like → MELMRGLHLERERFCCSLCSDLFNKPVTVPCGHFFCMKCIKKHLDDEQERGIYSCPDCREIFMQRPQLVKSDMVEHIVEQLRMTAAPPDALVKKCNAGSEDVACDFCTEKKLKAVKSCLQCLASYCEEHLQHHKNVPALRKHRLVEATANLVESICFHHQEVMKLFCQTDQCCICNVCSEDGHRGHKKVSTEAERAEKDRELQVARQNIQLRIQEKDKDVMAFKQKEDEICQSADSALITTEKAFTELIYMIEKKLSHVKEGILSRQNADVGRYKNVRDKLEDEIAKLTRKDTELDKLSRTENHTHFLLHYHSLAHLDDYKYQPIYKLRRQRNFDRVSVVVSEARNRLEAVLNEEVSKILFAISGTNGVPPVPQAEPEAVASPVQTTAEFVKGRILQNRTSPTSPRSELSQNKENFIQFNGDHVDSNAFPSRGTPKVSKKNFLLAKPYPESNGHDFLPIKTSPKSNFSKPPEKALRQDSSSTSASLRFTKHKMSRAKADVFESQGDIKKKVDLMGTNQIIRSLSRCSLNNADFMRLTPEILLDRVSTRDKLILNRSDFLRVAKQITLDPNTANPHLLITMENREVHYMTDELPYSNHPERFAYSWQVLSKQNLTDRCYLEVEGSGRGVMVALAYKDISRTGTFNECTFGQNDKSWALDCFENSFEFRHNKIKTRIPGTWSSRVGVYLDYKEGLLSFYSVSETMTLLHEVKAKFTQPLHVGFWLSDGASAKVCKFS, encoded by the coding sequence ATGGAACTCATGCGAGGGCTTCACCTCGAACGGGAGCGATTCTGTTGCTCGTTGTGCTCTGACTTGTTTAATAAGCCGGTGACTGTACCTTGTGGACACTTCTTTTGCATGAAATGCATCAAGAAGCACTTGGATGATGAGCAAGAACGTGGGATCTACAGCTGCCCTGATTGCAGGGAGATCTTTATGCAACGACCTCAACTGGTCAAAAGTGACATGGTGGAACATATTGTGGAACAGCTGAGGATGACTGCTGCTCCACCTGATGCTCTTGTTAAAAAATGCAATGCTGGAAGTGAAGATGTAGCCTGTGATTTCTGCACTGAGAAAAAACTCAAAGCTGTAAAATCCTGTCTGCAATGTTTGGCTTCGTATTGTGAGGAACACCTTCAGCATCATAAGAACGTGCCCGCCCTCAGGAAACACAGGTTGGTGGAAGCAACAGCAAATCTTGTGGAGAGTATCTGCTTTCATCATCAAGAAGTCATGAAGCTGTTCTGCCAGACTGATCAGTGCTGCATCTGTAATGTCTGCTCAGAGGATGGACACAGAGGCCATAAAAAAGTCTCCACGGAAGCAGAAAGAGCCGAGAAGGACAGAGAGCTTCAGGTGGCTCGGCAAAACATCCAGCTGAGAATCCAGGAGAAAGATAAAGATGTGATGGCTTTTAAACAGAAAGAGGACGAGATTTGTCAGTCAGCTGACAGTGCACTGATCACCACCGAGAAGGCTTTCACAGAGCTCATTTATATGATTGAGAAAAAGCTCTCGCATGTAAAAGAAGGCATCCTGTCAAGGCAGAACGCCGATGTGGGTCGGTATAAAAATGTTCGGGATAAGCTGGAGGATGAGATTGCCAAGTTGACTAGAAAAGATACCGAGCTGGACAAGCTTTCCCGTACAGAGAACCACACTCACTTTCTATTGCATTATCACTCATTGGCTCATCTGGATGATTATAAATACCAACCCATTTACAAGCTTCGCCGTCAACGTAACTTTGACAGAGTTTCAGTGGTTGTGTCGGAAGCCAGAAATAGGCTGGAGGCGGTCCTTAATGAAGAAGTGTCTAAGATTCTGTTTGCAATATCCGGGACCAATGGTGTCCCACCAGTTCCTCAAGCCGAGCCAGAGGCTGTTGCCTCTCCTGTCCAGACCACAGCTGAGTTTGTAAAAGGCAGAATCCTCCAAAACAGAACAAGCCCCACGTCTCCTAGATCTGAACTCTCACAGAACAAAGAGAATTTCATTCAGTTCAATGGGGATCATGTCGATTCTAACGCTTTTCCATCCAGAGGCACCCCCAAAGTTAGCAAAAAGAACTTTTTACTAGCCAAGCCTTACCCTGAGAGTAATGGCCATGACTTCCTACCGATCAAAACCAGCCCCAAATCAAACTTTTCAAAGCCTCCTGAAAAAGCTCTCAGACAGGACTCTTCCTCAACCAGTGCTTCGCTCCGCTTTACCAAACATAAAATGTCACGGGCCAAAGCTGACGTCTTTGAAAGCCAAGGTGACATTAAAAAAAAAGTGGATTTGATGGGGACCAATCAAATAATTAGAAGTTTGTCTCGGTGTAGTCTGAACAATGCTGATTTTATGCGACTCACACCTGAAATTCTACTGGACAGAGTGTCGACCAGAGACAAACTTATACTGAATAGATCTGACTTCTTACGTGTTGCTAAACAGATCACGTTAGATCCAAACACTGCCAACCCGCATCTGCTAATAACAATGGAGAACAGAGAAGTACACTACATGACGGATGAACTGCCGTATTCTAACCACCCAGAAAGGTTTGCATATTCCTGGCAAGTCCTGAGTAAGCAGAATTTGACCGACCGATGTTACCTGGAAGTGGAGGGAAGTGGAAGAGGAGTTATGGTGGCACTCGCTTACAAGGACATCAGCAGAACTGGAACCTTCAATGAATGCACATTTGGGCAAAATGACAAGTCCTGGGCCTTAGATTGTTTCGAAAACAGTTTTGAATTTAGACATAACAAGATCAAAACTCGCATCCCAGGCACATGGTCCAGCAGAGTAGGAGTTTACTTGGATTACAAAGAAGGTCTTCTGTCCTTCTACAGTGTCTCTGAAACCATGACTCTTCTCCATGAAGTCAAGGCTAAATTCACTCAGCCGCTCCATGTTGGATTCTGGCTCTCTGATGGAGCATCAGCCAAAGTGTGCAAGTTCAGTTAG